One window of the Longimicrobium terrae genome contains the following:
- a CDS encoding haloacid dehalogenase, translated as MTGFATVVFDCDCTLVGIEGIDELAGPYREQVAALTDAAMRGEVPLEEVYGRRLALIRPTRAQVDEIGRQYVRTLVPDAREVVAALLWLKKDVRILSGGVRPAVDAVAAELAIADDHVAAVGLRFSTAGEYEGFEDDSPLAASGGKARVLAGWDLPRPALLVGDGATDREARPAVDAFAAYMGVEFRPAVAAGADHVLRDPSLAPVLALACTAGDRERLSGSPWAHLLARGYELLRAG; from the coding sequence GTGACCGGCTTTGCCACGGTAGTCTTCGACTGCGATTGCACCCTCGTCGGCATCGAGGGCATCGACGAACTCGCCGGACCGTACCGCGAGCAGGTGGCAGCGCTCACGGATGCCGCCATGCGCGGCGAAGTGCCGCTGGAAGAGGTGTACGGCCGCCGTCTGGCGCTCATCCGCCCGACGCGCGCGCAGGTGGACGAGATCGGCAGGCAGTACGTGCGAACGCTCGTGCCCGATGCGCGCGAGGTAGTCGCGGCGCTCCTGTGGCTGAAGAAGGATGTCCGCATCCTTTCCGGCGGTGTGCGCCCGGCAGTGGACGCGGTCGCGGCGGAGCTTGCGATCGCGGACGATCACGTGGCGGCCGTCGGGCTGCGGTTCAGCACGGCGGGCGAGTACGAGGGGTTTGAGGATGACTCGCCGCTCGCGGCCAGCGGCGGCAAGGCACGCGTGCTGGCGGGGTGGGATCTTCCCCGCCCCGCGCTCCTGGTGGGAGACGGCGCCACCGACCGCGAGGCGCGCCCGGCCGTCGATGCATTCGCCGCGTACATGGGCGTGGAGTTCCGCCCCGCCGTGGCCGCCGGCGCCGACCACGTGCTGCGCGACCCGAGCCTCGCGCCCGTGCTCGCGCTCGCGTGCACCGCAGGGGACCGCGAGCGCCTGTCCGGCTCCCCGTGGGCGCACCTCCTCGCCCGCGGCTACGAGCTTCTGCGCGCCGGCTGA
- a CDS encoding aminotransferase class V-fold PLP-dependent enzyme — protein sequence MTENVHLPAPAEFGRFFLPGPTEVHPDVLAAMTRPVIGHRGSEMSALLGACDPVLRAIFRTSRPVYVASSSATGLMEGAIRNGVRTRALSLVNGAFSARFRDLVDDCGRDVEMYDVEFGRAHDPEEVYTRLRDGKCDAVTVVHSETSTGVLNPLSDIAEAVRRAEAETGEEILLLVDGVTSVGGMLVEAEAWGLDFLLTGSQKAVALPPGLAFGTASERMMARAATLRGRGQYFDLIEFDAYAKKHQTPTTPAVSLIYALAEQCARIGAEGVEARARRHWDMAERTWQWVQERGPRWGLSLFAAEGYRSPTVTTIAVDGAMPATRISGEMTARGWTLGTGYGTLKDTTFRIGHMGDHTVDELNLLLAALEEVLG from the coding sequence GTGACCGAGAACGTGCATCTTCCCGCGCCGGCGGAGTTCGGGCGGTTCTTTCTTCCGGGGCCCACCGAAGTGCACCCCGACGTGCTCGCCGCCATGACGCGCCCCGTAATCGGCCATCGCGGGAGCGAAATGTCTGCCCTGCTTGGCGCCTGCGACCCCGTGCTGCGCGCCATCTTCCGCACCAGCCGTCCGGTGTACGTCGCATCCTCTTCCGCCACCGGGCTGATGGAAGGTGCCATCCGCAACGGCGTGCGCACCCGCGCGCTCTCCCTCGTGAACGGCGCGTTCAGCGCGCGCTTCCGCGATCTGGTGGACGACTGCGGCCGCGACGTGGAGATGTACGACGTGGAGTTCGGCCGCGCGCACGATCCGGAGGAGGTCTACACGCGCCTCCGTGACGGAAAGTGTGACGCGGTGACCGTCGTCCACTCGGAAACATCCACCGGCGTCCTCAATCCCCTTTCCGACATCGCCGAAGCCGTCCGCCGGGCGGAAGCGGAGACCGGCGAAGAGATCCTGCTGCTCGTCGATGGCGTGACGAGTGTGGGCGGAATGCTGGTGGAGGCGGAGGCGTGGGGGCTCGACTTCCTGCTGACGGGCTCGCAGAAGGCCGTCGCGCTCCCGCCGGGGCTGGCGTTCGGCACGGCGTCGGAACGGATGATGGCCAGGGCGGCGACGCTGCGCGGGCGCGGGCAGTACTTCGACCTGATCGAGTTCGACGCGTACGCCAAAAAGCACCAGACGCCGACGACACCGGCTGTTTCGCTCATCTACGCCCTCGCGGAGCAATGTGCCCGTATTGGCGCCGAAGGTGTGGAAGCGCGCGCGCGGCGGCACTGGGACATGGCGGAGCGCACGTGGCAATGGGTGCAGGAGCGCGGCCCGCGCTGGGGGCTCTCCCTCTTCGCGGCGGAGGGCTACCGCTCGCCCACGGTCACCACGATCGCGGTCGACGGAGCCATGCCGGCCACGCGCATCTCCGGGGAAATGACGGCCCGCGGCTGGACGCTGGGCACGGGCTACGGCACGCTCAAGGACACCACATTCCGAATCGGCCACATGGGAGACCACACGGTGGATGAACTGAACCTGCTCCTCGCCGCCCTGGAAGAGGTGCTGGGATGA
- the serA gene encoding phosphoglycerate dehydrogenase has translation MTERRYRVLVTDEVDPEGVAILRAHPDIEVVEKPTRPLTEVLEEIGTYDAFIGRSATRVTREFLQAGERLRIIGRAGVGVDNVDLPTATELGIAVINAPGGNTVSVAELAFGVLIGLARHVPVAAESMRAGRWDRSKLGGIELRGKTMAIIGVGRIGGEMARRARAFGMQVIGYDPYIAAPRFEELAIERVERLNEALERADVLTVHVPLNNETRGMIGAPELSRMGRQAFVLNLARGGVVAEDALADALTSGRIAGAAVDAFDHEPLPVDSPLRAIPNLILTPHLGASTTDAQRNVAVEACEAVRDALVTGDLSAAMNSSGVGGAATRELRPLLLLADRLGRLGRALVPGALSSLEVRYTGPRENAPRPLLLSALQGALRDVVERRAINLVNAQHVAAERGIETAWAYVEPRGEQGEEIELRLEGGERSIRVGGALLGETHGRIIRIGGFRVDVAPRGVMMVIRNRDVPGVIGRVGTLLGEAGVNIAEYHQARLQIGGEALAAVSVDSRVPANVVDALCTLSEILEVRQVEME, from the coding sequence ATGACGGAACGCCGCTATCGCGTGCTGGTCACCGACGAGGTCGACCCCGAGGGCGTCGCCATCCTGCGCGCGCACCCGGACATCGAGGTGGTGGAAAAGCCCACCCGCCCGCTGACCGAAGTGCTGGAGGAAATCGGCACGTACGACGCCTTCATCGGCCGCAGCGCGACCAGGGTGACGCGCGAGTTCCTGCAGGCGGGCGAGCGGCTGCGCATCATCGGGCGGGCCGGGGTTGGGGTGGACAACGTGGACCTGCCCACGGCGACGGAGCTGGGCATCGCCGTCATCAATGCGCCGGGCGGCAACACGGTTTCCGTCGCGGAGCTGGCGTTCGGCGTGCTGATCGGCCTTGCGCGCCACGTACCCGTCGCGGCGGAAAGCATGCGGGCCGGGCGCTGGGACCGCAGCAAACTTGGCGGCATCGAACTGCGCGGAAAGACGATGGCCATCATCGGCGTCGGCCGCATCGGCGGGGAGATGGCGCGGCGTGCGCGGGCGTTCGGCATGCAGGTCATCGGCTACGATCCGTACATCGCCGCGCCCCGCTTCGAGGAGCTGGCCATCGAGCGCGTGGAACGGCTGAACGAGGCGCTGGAGCGCGCCGACGTGCTGACCGTGCACGTTCCGCTCAACAACGAGACGCGGGGGATGATCGGCGCGCCGGAGCTGTCGCGAATGGGACGGCAGGCGTTCGTCCTCAACCTCGCGCGCGGCGGGGTGGTGGCGGAAGACGCGCTGGCGGACGCGCTGACCTCCGGCCGCATCGCCGGCGCCGCGGTGGACGCGTTCGATCACGAGCCGCTGCCGGTGGATTCGCCGCTGCGCGCCATCCCCAACCTGATTTTGACGCCGCACCTGGGCGCCTCCACGACGGATGCGCAGCGCAACGTGGCGGTGGAGGCGTGCGAGGCCGTGCGCGACGCGCTGGTCACCGGTGACCTGAGCGCCGCGATGAACTCGTCCGGCGTGGGCGGCGCGGCCACGCGCGAACTGCGCCCGCTCCTCCTCCTGGCCGACCGGCTCGGCAGGCTGGGGCGCGCGCTGGTTCCCGGCGCGCTCAGCTCGCTGGAGGTGCGCTACACCGGCCCGCGCGAGAACGCGCCGCGGCCGCTGCTGCTTTCCGCGCTGCAGGGGGCGCTTCGCGACGTGGTGGAGCGCCGCGCCATCAACCTGGTGAACGCGCAGCACGTAGCGGCGGAGCGCGGGATCGAGACGGCGTGGGCGTACGTGGAGCCGCGCGGCGAGCAGGGCGAGGAAATCGAGCTGCGGCTGGAGGGCGGCGAGCGCAGCATCCGCGTGGGCGGCGCGCTGCTGGGCGAGACGCACGGGCGCATCATCCGCATCGGCGGGTTCCGCGTGGACGTGGCGCCGCGCGGCGTGATGATGGTCATCCGCAACCGCGACGTTCCCGGCGTGATCGGGCGCGTGGGCACGCTGCTGGGCGAGGCGGGCGTCAACATCGCCGAGTACCACCAGGCGCGCCTGCAGATCGGCGGCGAAGCGCTGGCCGCTGTCTCCGTCGACAGCCGCGTCCCGGCGAACGTGGTCGACGCGCTCTGCACGCTTTCCGAAATTCTGGAAGTGCGCCAAGTGGAGATGGAATAA
- a CDS encoding HD domain-containing phosphohydrolase has protein sequence MSDLQSLPLGYGPADDLVMRDLAHAADAYRAARAEWSARAERAESEAATQRAIAERQRRRAECLEQSLREIHGALFGGDVYRLILQACLTITDAERGAYITAGAAGEPLRVRASLGMQQDGLQPSPFLEALARRVLDGGETLVCNAEGGVAGLPEPGPGEDFRGFVAAPVLLMADLSGVVIAADRRSGEFDKEDVDSLISVGSQAEVAVRNRRLERELQHAYLSTVSMLADAVEAKDPSTHGHCEMASRYARMVAERMGMSPYDLAIVCYSALLHDVGKIGVSDGVLNKPGPLLPEEVQLVRAHVRVGHDLLRGVPALGTVADVVLHHHEWYDGTGYPDGLHGEQIHLAARIVSAVDAYCAMVARRSYKEAYTEDVARAELRRCAGTQFDPAVVEVLLQVLDDPRATDSDDDYDAECGLLPEFVLLTGGAPALG, from the coding sequence ATGTCCGACCTCCAGTCCCTGCCCCTCGGCTACGGCCCCGCCGACGACCTGGTCATGCGCGACCTGGCGCACGCCGCCGACGCCTACCGGGCCGCCCGCGCGGAATGGAGCGCCCGCGCCGAACGCGCCGAGTCGGAAGCCGCCACGCAGCGCGCCATCGCCGAACGGCAGCGGCGCCGCGCGGAATGCCTGGAGCAGTCGCTCAGGGAAATTCACGGCGCGCTCTTCGGCGGAGACGTGTACCGGCTGATCCTGCAGGCGTGCCTCACCATCACCGACGCGGAGCGGGGCGCGTACATCACCGCGGGCGCCGCCGGCGAGCCGCTGCGCGTGCGCGCGTCGCTGGGGATGCAGCAGGACGGCCTTCAGCCCTCCCCCTTCCTGGAAGCGCTCGCCCGCCGCGTGCTGGACGGCGGCGAAACGCTGGTCTGCAACGCGGAGGGGGGCGTGGCCGGCCTGCCGGAGCCGGGGCCGGGAGAAGACTTCCGCGGCTTCGTTGCCGCGCCGGTGCTGCTGATGGCGGATCTGAGCGGAGTGGTGATCGCGGCGGACCGCCGCTCGGGGGAGTTCGACAAGGAGGACGTGGATTCGCTGATCTCCGTGGGCAGCCAGGCCGAGGTCGCCGTGCGCAACCGGCGGCTGGAGCGGGAGCTTCAGCACGCGTACCTGTCCACCGTGAGCATGCTGGCGGACGCGGTGGAGGCCAAGGACCCCTCCACGCACGGGCACTGCGAGATGGCGTCGCGGTATGCGCGGATGGTGGCGGAACGGATGGGGATGAGCCCGTACGACCTGGCGATCGTCTGCTATTCGGCCCTGCTGCACGACGTGGGCAAGATCGGCGTGAGCGACGGCGTGCTCAACAAGCCCGGCCCGCTGCTGCCGGAAGAGGTGCAGCTGGTGCGCGCGCACGTGCGCGTGGGGCACGATCTGCTGCGCGGCGTTCCCGCCCTGGGCACCGTGGCCGACGTGGTGCTGCACCATCACGAGTGGTACGACGGAACCGGCTACCCCGACGGGCTGCACGGCGAGCAGATCCACCTGGCCGCGCGCATCGTGTCGGCGGTGGACGCGTACTGCGCCATGGTGGCGCGCCGCAGCTACAAGGAGGCGTATACGGAAGATGTGGCCCGCGCCGAACTGAGGCGGTGCGCGGGGACGCAGTTTGATCCCGCGGTGGTAGAGGTGCTGCTGCAGGTGCTGGACGATCCCCGCGCCACCGACTCGGACGACGACTACGACGCCGAGTGCGGCCTGCTGCCGGAGTTCGTTCTGCTGACCGGCGGGGCGCCGGCGCTGGGCTAG
- a CDS encoding diguanylate cyclase, producing the protein MQVRRSEDRRLRLVLAQPTGWITGGDVSPRRPTSRRDTLPDALEVRDGLPESVERGENLVLLLDGPDGEGVLVTGAVAGRVPQSREIPDLMDRAAVGAAVFLRERNRTEKRQRLPDQLIGYFEELNAADTEPDVLRSLATHALRIVGAYTSVALARETERGLLRAPMPVEPCACRTRLCIAWDDRFAQPGLLMAEDARPGGTCPTAAGLFGDPHTVMVAHVPVGESAVLVLAERRDERIFEPEDWDVLRALALQAEMSLRRIRLLEEVRTLSLTDPLTGLGNRRHMELMLAQAWAAAGRGESLAVLALDLDGFKQINDARGHHAGDELLCAVAQALRSEARAADIVVRCGGDEFLAILPGGTADGAQLLAERVRRRLDGQVGITAGVAVFTPETADPEALIREADRRLCDIKARRRTLAA; encoded by the coding sequence ATGCAGGTACGGCGATCAGAAGACCGCCGGTTGCGCCTGGTGCTGGCGCAGCCGACGGGGTGGATCACGGGTGGAGATGTGTCGCCACGCCGCCCCACGTCGCGCCGGGACACCCTTCCCGACGCGCTGGAGGTGCGCGACGGGCTTCCCGAGTCGGTGGAACGGGGCGAAAACCTGGTTCTGCTGCTGGATGGGCCGGATGGCGAGGGCGTGCTGGTGACGGGCGCCGTGGCCGGCCGGGTTCCGCAGTCGCGCGAGATCCCGGACCTGATGGACCGCGCCGCGGTGGGCGCCGCCGTCTTTCTGCGCGAGCGCAACCGCACGGAAAAGCGCCAGCGCCTGCCCGACCAGCTGATTGGCTACTTCGAGGAGCTGAACGCGGCGGACACGGAGCCCGACGTGCTGCGGTCGCTGGCCACGCACGCGCTGCGCATCGTGGGCGCGTACACCTCGGTGGCGCTGGCGCGCGAGACGGAGCGCGGGCTGCTGCGCGCGCCCATGCCCGTGGAGCCATGCGCCTGCCGCACCCGCCTGTGCATCGCCTGGGACGACCGCTTTGCCCAGCCCGGGCTGCTGATGGCGGAAGACGCGCGTCCCGGCGGCACCTGCCCCACCGCGGCCGGGCTGTTTGGCGATCCGCACACGGTGATGGTGGCGCACGTGCCGGTCGGAGAAAGCGCCGTGCTGGTGCTGGCCGAGCGCCGCGACGAGCGCATCTTTGAGCCGGAAGACTGGGACGTGCTGCGCGCGCTGGCGCTGCAGGCAGAGATGTCGCTGCGCCGCATCCGGCTGCTGGAGGAAGTGCGCACGCTGTCGCTTACCGATCCGCTCACCGGGCTGGGCAACCGACGGCACATGGAGCTGATGCTGGCGCAGGCGTGGGCCGCGGCGGGGCGGGGCGAGTCGCTGGCGGTGCTGGCGCTGGACCTGGACGGCTTCAAGCAGATCAACGACGCGCGCGGCCATCACGCGGGCGACGAACTGCTCTGCGCCGTGGCCCAGGCGCTGCGCTCCGAGGCGCGCGCGGCCGACATCGTGGTGCGCTGCGGCGGCGACGAGTTTCTGGCCATCCTGCCCGGCGGCACCGCAGACGGCGCGCAGCTGCTGGCGGAGCGGGTGCGCCGCCGGCTGGACGGGCAGGTGGGGATCACGGCCGGGGTGGCGGTGTTCACCCCGGAAACGGCGGACCCCGAAGCGCTGATCCGCGAGGCGGACCGCCGTCTGTGCGACATCAAGGCACGGCGCCGGACGCTGGCGGCCTAG
- a CDS encoding AAA family ATPase gives MKTSIPFVRGVRLRRDSVPRSAVYPFSLAAVQQVERLRLERGITFFAGENGTGKSTVLEAIAILLGFNPEGGSTDLRFETVARSSSSLHEHLELLTLDGSADDGFFVRTEGLFNLATEVDRQDEEMEEIAREAKRWSGVTMTGYRPLSNRYGGGRSLHQQSHGEAMLALLSNRLGGGGVYLLDEPETALSPLRQMALLSVMHRLARSGSQVIIATHSPILLAYPGARIYRFDEDGIDETEYEETDAYRVTRDFLDHRERSLRTLLAADEVGEDDR, from the coding sequence CGTTCCGCGATCCGCCGTGTATCCGTTCAGCCTCGCCGCGGTGCAGCAGGTGGAGCGGCTGCGCCTGGAGCGAGGCATCACCTTCTTTGCCGGCGAGAACGGGACGGGAAAGAGCACGGTGCTGGAGGCCATCGCCATCCTGCTGGGCTTCAACCCCGAGGGCGGGTCGACGGACCTGCGGTTCGAAACGGTCGCGCGCTCGTCGTCATCCCTGCACGAACACCTGGAACTGCTGACGCTGGACGGCTCCGCGGACGACGGCTTCTTCGTGCGCACCGAGGGGCTCTTCAATCTGGCGACGGAGGTGGACCGGCAGGACGAGGAGATGGAGGAGATCGCGCGAGAGGCGAAGCGGTGGAGCGGAGTCACGATGACCGGCTACCGGCCGCTCTCCAACCGCTATGGCGGCGGCCGCTCGCTGCACCAGCAGTCGCACGGCGAGGCCATGCTGGCCCTGCTCAGCAACCGGCTGGGCGGCGGCGGCGTGTACCTGCTGGACGAACCGGAAACGGCGCTCTCTCCGCTGCGGCAGATGGCGCTGCTTTCGGTGATGCACCGGCTGGCGCGATCAGGATCGCAGGTCATCATCGCCACGCACTCGCCCATTCTGCTGGCCTATCCCGGCGCCCGCATCTACCGCTTTGACGAAGACGGGATCGACGAGACGGAGTACGAGGAGACGGATGCGTACCGCGTCACGCGCGACTTTCTGGACCACCGCGAGCGTTCCCTGCGCACTCTCCTGGCGGCGGATGAGGTAGGGGAGGACGATCGATAG